A segment of the Pseudomonas versuta genome:
AGCCGGGTTGATGGCACTCAATGTCGCCAATGAAGCGGTGCAAATGCACGGCGGGATTGGCGTAACCGATGAGCTGGATGTGGGGCTGTTTCTTAAACGTATTCGGGTAGCCCAGGCGAGTCTGGGGGATGCCGATTTTCACTGCGAGCGTTACGCAGATCTGATGCCCGCGCACGCCTAGGCCAATTGCCAGTCAGGAGAATAATAAGATGAAGCTTGAACAGTGGCAGAGCGCCTGGCAGCAATTGACAGGTGCCGGTTCACCTTTTGAAGTGGTCACGCAAGTGCAGGGCGGCGCGAAACGATTTCGTCATACCGCGCCCCACGTCTGGGCCGTTATTGACAGTGGCCGGGTGCACGGCGAGCGCGAATTTCTGGTGTGGGAACAACAGCGTCTGACGTTCAGTCAGTTTTTTGATCAGGTGGACCGCCTGGCGGGTCAACTGGTAGAGCGTTTTGGCGTGCGTCAGGGCGATCGGGTGGCGATTGCCATGCGCAACCAGCCAGCGTGGCTCGTGGCGTTTGCCGCCATTCAGCGCTGTGGTGGCGTGTGCGTGCCCCTCAATAGCTGGGGCCTGCGCGACGAGCTGTTCCACGGCCTGCAAGACAGCGGCGCGCGCTTGTTGTTGTGTGACGAGCCGCGCCTGAAGTTGCTCGACACCGATTTGCGCGAACAGGGCCTGGCGACGATTGTGGTCGGCCTGTCGGCCGGTCAGGCCCTGGCGCAACACTGTCAGCGTCTTGAAGACCTGCTGGCAGCGCCGGCGCTGGACGCACCGGCCGTTAAAGTGACAGCCGATGACCCGGCCATGATCCTCTACACCTCGGGCACCACCAGTTTGGCCAAGGGCGTGTTGTCGACCCATGGCGCGGTGTGCCAGGCCCTGGTGGCGCTGGAGTTTCAGGGCGCGTTCTGTGCACTGAGTTCGCCTGAACGCATCAGCGTCGTGATCAACAGCGGCTATGCCCCGACCACCCTGATGGCGGTGCCGTTGTTCCATGTCAGCGGCTTGCATGCGCAATTCTTGCTGGCCTTGCGCAGCGGTCGCCGCTTGTTGCTGATGTACAAGTGGGACGTGGAAAAGGCCTTCGACCTGATCCGTGATGAGCACTGTACCCAGTTCAATGGCGCGCCGGTGATGATGCAGCAACTGCTGACCTCGCCGCGTTTCGGCAGTGCCGATACCAAGAGTCTGTTTGGCCTGGGGCTGGGGGGGCGGCACCGTCCAGCAGCTTGTTGGCGCACTTGACCCAGCGCAAACCAGAAGCGGTCGGCGGCAGTGGGTACGGCCTGACTGAAAGCAACGGTATTTGCGCGGCCATTGGCGGCGATCAATTTGTCTACAAGCCGGCGGCGGCCGGCTGGCCATTGCCGATCGTCGATGTGCGCATCGGCGACAGTCCGGACCAGCCGTTGCCCGCTGGTGTCAGCGGGCTGATCTGGCTGCGTTCACCGACCTTGATGAGCGGTTACTGGAACCTGCCCCAGGCCAGTGCCCAGACCTTGCGCGATGGCTGGCTCGACACGGGTGATATCGGCCTGCTGGATGACGAAGGTTTTCTTTACATCACCGACCGGGCCAAGGATTTGATCAACCGTGGCGGCGAGAAAATATCCGCGGCCGAGGTTGAGTCCTGCGCCTGCGAAATGCCTGGCGTGATTGAAGCCGCGGCCTTTGCGGTGCCGGACGACGTGCTGGGCGAAGTGGTGTTTCTGGTGGTGCGCGGTGACCCGTCCGACGCTCCGGACAGTGAGGCGGTGCGCAGTTTCATTGCCCGGCGTCTGGCGAGTTTCAAGGTGCCGGCGCAGATCCATGTCCAGCACGCACCTTTTGCCCGCAATGCGTCGGGCAAGATGCTTAAAGGTTTGCTCAAAGAGTTGTTGGTAACGCCCTGAGTAGTCTTTGTGGACGATGTAGTCGCCGGCAAATGGCGAAGAATGGACCCCTAACAAGCCTTATTCGCGTAGGAGGCAATACATGAAAATAACAAGAACAGGCGTAATGCTCGCAGCCGCCATGGCCGTCAATGTACTGGCCGTCGGCCCTGCTTTGGCCCAGGTATCAGCCGCAGAAGCGGCCAAACTGGGCAAGGAGCTGACCTGTGTGGGGGCTGAGCAGGCCGGCAATGCGGCGGGCACCATTCCGCCTTACACCGGTAAATACCTGGGCGAAGTACCGGGCTGGAACCACGTTAAGTTTTCCGGTGATCAGCCGGTTGATCCCTATGCTGCTGAAAAGCCGATCCTGGTGATCACTGCGCAAAATATGGCGCAGTACGAAGACAAACTGACCGAAGGCCAGAAAGCGCTGCTCAAGCGTTATCCGACCACCTACAAGATGAACATTTATCCGGGGCACCGTGATTTCCGCTACCCGGACTACGTGTGCCGCCGCGCCATGAGTAACGCCCTGAATGCCAAGCTGGTAAACGACGGCATGGGTGTTGAAGGGCTGGGTCAGGTGCCGTTCCCGATCCCGAAAAACGGTATGGAAGTGCTGTGGAACCACCAGCTGCCGGCCCGCGCCTGGACCGAAGAAAAAACCAGTGACCTGGCCTCGGTACTGCCCAATGGCAGCATTGGCTGGGGGCGTGCCTATGGACGGGGGCTGTCACAGGCCAACTCACCGACGGTTGAACCCAAAACCGAAGACAAGATTCAGGCCATGGGCAACAACACCACCCTTAAACCGGCGCGTGACAACGGTGTGATCAGCATCTCCCACGAACCCTACGACTTCCAGACCAACCCGCGTCAGGCCTGGAGTTACAGCCCTTCGACCCGCCGCGTGCGGTTGTTGCCAGGCTATGGCTATGACCAGCCGATGATCGGCACCAACGGCACCATGACGGTCGATGAAGACCGTCTGTTCAACGGCTCGCCGGAACGCTACACCTGGAAACTGCTGGGCAAACGTGAAATCTACAGCCCGGCCAACGCCTACAAACCGAACGCGGGCACGGTCAAGTACGCCGACATGCTGACCCCCAACCATCCCAACCCGGACTTGATGCGTTATGAATTGCGTCGGGTGTGGGTAGTGGAAGCCGACCTGAAAGAAGGCTATCGCCACCTGTACGGCAAGCGCGTGCTGTTTATCGACGAAGACACCTGGAACTCGGTGATGGCGGATAACTACGATGCCCGTGGGCAATTGTGGAAGCACGCGATGATCAACTATTACTACCACCCTGACATGAGTGGCTGGCAGGCGGGATCCCAGTTTTTCATGGACTTGAACTCGGGGCAGTACACCGGTTACGGCATGACCAACGAAGCCAAGAAAGGCCCGATCCTCAACGAAGGGAAGTTCACGGCTGATCAGTACACAGCCGATGCTGCACGGGCGATGGGACGTTAAGACGCTGGATTAAACCTGCAACAAACTGAAAAAGCCCTGTCGGTTAACGACGGGGCTTTTTGTTTTAACCGGTGCTGGCCAGCCAGCTTTGGGGGTGTAGGAGCGAGCTTGCTCCTACAGAGGGATGTGTGGTGGGTTACAGAACCTGTGGGAGCTGGCTTGCCAGCGATGGTCCTGGCGCAGTTTTACATGTTAGCCATGGGTCCAGACCGCCAGTTCATAGCCGTCCAGGTCGGTGAAGTGAAAGCGGCTGCCGCCGGGGAAGCTGAATTCGGGGCGGCAGATGCTGCCACCGGCCCGGGTGATGGCCTGTCGGGCCAGGGCCAGGTCGTCGGCGTAGAGAATGATCAGCGGGCCACCCGCACGCACCGGTTCACCGGTGGTGAAGCCGCCGCTCAGGCGACCGTCGCTGAACTCGGTATAGGCAGGGCCATAGTCAGTGAAGGTCCAGCCAAACACGGCGCCATAGAAGGCTTTGCTGCGCTCAATGTCGTGGACATTGAATTCGATGTTGTCGATTTTGTAGGGGCGGTTGTCGGTGGTCATGCTCATCTCCTTGAGAGGGAGCACTATAGCTGCACTCAGGAGGTAGAACAGATCAATGCCGGGGGCGGGATGCCGCCCCCGGCGTGTTCAGGCTTCGCGACCGGCCTTGTGTCCGGCACTGATTGCGCCTTCGATATAGCCAATGCTGTGGCAGTCACCAATGCTGCTGGCAGGTAAACCGGCGCGGGTCAGTTCATCGAGCAAGCGGGTGTCGGGTTGCGCGCCAATGGCCAGTACCACTGAGTCGGCCTCGCTCTGTCCTGTGCCGCCATCTGCCAGTTGATAGCGTACGCGGTTGCCTTCAATGGCCGTGACACTGGCCCCGGTGAGCAACTGGCCGCCATGCACGCGTATCTCGTGCAGTACTCGCCAGCGGCGCACAATCGCCAGTTCGCGGCCAAGATGGGTACCGCTTTCGAGCACGGTCACCTGGCGCCCGCGGGCAATCAGGAACTCCGCCAGTTCCAGGCCAACCAGACCGCCGCCGATGATGGTTACGCGCTTGCCCAGGGGCATCCATACCCGTGACAGCTTTTGCATGGCTTCACTGCTGTCGGTGACGCCCGCCAGGCTCCCGGCTTTCATCAGGGTGCGCTGGGTGAAGGACAATTTACGTTTGGCAATTTCTTCCGCGCGGTCGCCGGTCATCAAGCGCCGCAGTTCGTCACCGCTCCAGACGTGGTCCTGATCGGCGCCGGGGATGTCCGGCGCCGCGCGTTCGGCGCCGACCGCCACCAGCACCTGATCGGCGCCCAGGTCGCGGAGCAGGGCAGGGCTGGCCACAGTGTTGAGGCGGATATCAATCGAAGACTGCTGCACCTGGACCTTGAGGTTGTCCAGCAGGCGGGCGTTTTCGGCGTAGGCCAGCCCGGCAAAGAACAAGGTGCCGCCCAGCCGGTCGCTGCGTTCCAGCAGGGTTACCCGGTGTCCGCGCAGGGCGGCGATACGGGCGGCCTCCATACCGGCCGGTCCGGCGCCGATTACCGCAATGTGCCGGGGGGTGGCGGCGGGGCTGATGACGTATTCGAATTCATGCCCGGTCATGGGGTTGACCGCGCACTTGACCCGCTCATTGATGAAAATCTGGCTCACACACACGTAGCAGTAGATGCACGGGCGGATGGTGTTTTCCTGATCATTGAGCAGTTTGTTCGGGAGCTCGGGATCGGCCAGCAGCTTGCGGGCCATGGCGATAAAGTCGCAGTCGCCGCGCTTCAGGGCGGCCTCACCGGCTTGCGGCTCGATACGGCCTACGGCAATCACCGGTATCTGCACACTGCGCTTGATAGCCGCCGTCCACTCCATGAACCCGCCGGGCTTATGCACCAGCGGGGCTTCGGTAAACACCACTCCGCTGGTAATCCGGGCACTGGCGGACACACTGACCGCATCCACGCCTGCGGCTTCGGCCATGCGCGCCACCGCCTTGGCGTCATCCAGGCTGATGCCGCCGGGGGTATGCAGCTCTTCGGCGTCCAGACGCAGCCATACGCCAAATTGCGCACCGACTTTGGCCCGCACCGCGGCAATGATCTGCAGCAGCAGCCGGGCGCGGTTTTCCAGCGACCCGCCGTATTCGTCGTCACGCTGGTTGTAATAGCCCGACAGAAAGCCGGCGATGATATAGCCGTGGGCGGCGTGCAGCTCAACCCCGTCGAAACCGGCGCGTTTGGCGCGATCGGCCGCGCCGGCAAACCAGTCAATCATTTGCGCAATGTCGGCACTGTCCATTACGCGGATCGGTGAGCCTTCGGCGCGGCGCTTCATGGAGCTGACGAAGTTGGCCAGCTCCTCGGGTGTGAGGGCCGCCATCATGTCGCTTTGCAGCACCGGTGGCACCGACGGTACCCACAGTTGCCGGCCTTCGGCCATATCGCGAACCGAGGTCTTGCCCGCGTGCTGCAACTGCATGGCGATTTTCGCGCCGTGGCGGTGGACGCGCTCGGCCAGGCGGCTCAGGCCCGGGAGAAAGTCATCGCTGGACACACCGACCTGGAACGGCTCTGCGGTGCCCGCCGGAAACGCCACCGAGCACACGCCCATGATCAGCAGTCCTGCACCGCCTCGGGCCCTGGCTTCGTAGTAGGCCTGAATCCTTTCGCCACAGTGGCCATCGGCTTCGGCATAGTTGGAGCCCATGGGCGCCATGATGATGCGGTTGCGCAGTTCGATTGAACCAATGCGACCGGGTGCCAGCAACTGAGAGAATTTTGTCATTGTTGTTTTTCAGTCCGAGCGGGATAAGAAGGGCTGAGGGCGACCCGCAGGCCGCCGTCAATGTTGCCTGTTCAGTTTTTCAGGAAGTCCAGGCACGCCTTGTTGAACAACTCACGGTGCTCAACCTGGACCCAGTGGCCGCAGCGGTTGAGCATGATAAAGCGCGCGTTCGGTGCATGCTTGAGTACTTTGAGCGCGCCGCTGGCCGGGTTGAAGTTGTCGTCAGAGCCCCAGAAACCGAGGATCGGCACTTGCAGCTCTTCAAGGCGCTCGGTCATGTTCGGCACCATCATGGTGGTGAACAGATTGCGCGGCTGGTGCACGGCCACGGCCACGCGTTCGGCCAGCAGACTGTCTTCCAGTTGCGAGCTGTCGAACAGTTGCAGGCTCATGATCCGGCGCATCTGTTCGATGCCCAGTGGCCCGGCGTTGTACAGCTCGACCATGCGCTGAATACCGACCATCTTGAAGTAGGTTTCTCGATCTTCGACGCCGCCGGGGGCCATCAGAATCAGCTTCTCGACCCGCTCGGGCTCGGCCAGCGCCAGGCCCAGGGCAATTGCACCGCCCAGGGAGTTGCCAAGCAGGGTGGCGCGCTTGACACCCACCGCCTTGAGAAAACCCGATATCGCGTTAACGAAAAAGTCCAGGTCGTATTGCGCGTCTTCAGGTTTGTCGGAGCGCCCGAAGCCCGGTAAATCCACCACCAGGTTGCGAAAGCCGGCGGCGACAAATTGCGGGTAGTTGCCTTTGAAGTTGCTGTAGCCACTGGCACCCGGGCCGCTGCCGTGCAGCCAGAGCACTACCGGGCCGCTGCCTTCATCGAGAAAGTGCAGGCGCAGGCCGCTATCCAGTGTCACGAAGTGGCCAACGGGCAGTGGCAGGTCTTGTTCAGTCATCACTCTATCTCCGGAAATTCAGGCACTGACCGCTACGGCCAGGGGCGTAGGGGCAGGGGTGTTGTTCAAATGGTTGCGATAACGCGGCAACGCCATGGCCAGAAATATCGAGGCCAGTACCAGCAGCGAGATACAGGACGCCAGTGCATAGCGCAGACCTTCGTTACCCAGGGTGTGGGCAAAGCCGTCGCTGAGCATGCCGATCAGTAGCGGGCCGACGCCCACTCCGAGCAAGGTCATGGCCATCACGAAAATCGCAGTGGCCTGCGCCAGGCGGGTGGCCGGGAACAGGTGCGAAATGGCGCCCAGGCAGGGTGTTGCCCACCAGGTCCCGAAGAAGCTGAATACGCCGTAGAAGAGGAATGCAGTGGGTACGGGTGTAGTGCCTACATGGAACGCAGTACCGGTCGGCCAGAGGAAATACGCCAGGCCAAAAGGGATGCTGATGAGTGTGCCGAGCAGTGGCACACCGATTTGCCAGCCTTTGTCGCGGCGGGCCAGGCGGTCACACAAAATGCCGCAGGTCAGGGTGCCGAAGGTGGCACCTGCACCGCCCGCAACGCCCGCCAGCAGCCCGGCGTCCTGCAGGCTCAGGCCGTGGGAGCGGATCAAAAAGCTGGGGCTCCAGGTACCGATGGCATAACCGGCAATGGCCGCCGAGCCGCCAGTGAGCACGATCCATAGAAACGAAGGCGTCTGGAACAGTTCGCGCACCGTCACCGCCCAGTGTGCTTGCGCCACTTGATTGGACTTGACCAGTTGCGCAGGCTTGGGCGCGCGTACGGTGAACATCAACAACAGGCCGAGAAAAATCCCCGGTGCGCCGATGACGATAAATGCGAACCGCCAACCATAGTGCTGGGCGATCCAGCCGCCCAGGCCCAGGCCGAAAATCGCCCCCAGGCTTGAACCCAGCATCAGCACCGACAGCGCCGTGGAGCGGCGTTCCGGCGGGTACAGGTCGGAGACCATGGCCATCGACGGCGCAGTGCCGCCGGCTT
Coding sequences within it:
- a CDS encoding spinster family MFS transporter: MSITLRPTWRTHYALGVLAAIYVFNYIDRLLMAILIEPVKAEFGISDTGIGLLSGVTFAVFYTVFGFPLGRLSDRIGRKPVIALSCIAWSVMTMFCGFAASFMMLVVARIGVAIGEAGGTAPSMAMVSDLYPPERRSTALSVLMLGSSLGAIFGLGLGGWIAQHYGWRFAFIVIGAPGIFLGLLLMFTVRAPKPAQLVKSNQVAQAHWAVTVRELFQTPSFLWIVLTGGSAAIAGYAIGTWSPSFLIRSHGLSLQDAGLLAGVAGGAGATFGTLTCGILCDRLARRDKGWQIGVPLLGTLISIPFGLAYFLWPTGTAFHVGTTPVPTAFLFYGVFSFFGTWWATPCLGAISHLFPATRLAQATAIFVMAMTLLGVGVGPLLIGMLSDGFAHTLGNEGLRYALASCISLLVLASIFLAMALPRYRNHLNNTPAPTPLAVAVSA
- a CDS encoding DUF1329 domain-containing protein, coding for MKITRTGVMLAAAMAVNVLAVGPALAQVSAAEAAKLGKELTCVGAEQAGNAAGTIPPYTGKYLGEVPGWNHVKFSGDQPVDPYAAEKPILVITAQNMAQYEDKLTEGQKALLKRYPTTYKMNIYPGHRDFRYPDYVCRRAMSNALNAKLVNDGMGVEGLGQVPFPIPKNGMEVLWNHQLPARAWTEEKTSDLASVLPNGSIGWGRAYGRGLSQANSPTVEPKTEDKIQAMGNNTTLKPARDNGVISISHEPYDFQTNPRQAWSYSPSTRRVRLLPGYGYDQPMIGTNGTMTVDEDRLFNGSPERYTWKLLGKREIYSPANAYKPNAGTVKYADMLTPNHPNPDLMRYELRRVWVVEADLKEGYRHLYGKRVLFIDEDTWNSVMADNYDARGQLWKHAMINYYYHPDMSGWQAGSQFFMDLNSGQYTGYGMTNEAKKGPILNEGKFTADQYTADAARAMGR
- a CDS encoding alpha/beta fold hydrolase translates to MTEQDLPLPVGHFVTLDSGLRLHFLDEGSGPVVLWLHGSGPGASGYSNFKGNYPQFVAAGFRNLVVDLPGFGRSDKPEDAQYDLDFFVNAISGFLKAVGVKRATLLGNSLGGAIALGLALAEPERVEKLILMAPGGVEDRETYFKMVGIQRMVELYNAGPLGIEQMRRIMSLQLFDSSQLEDSLLAERVAVAVHQPRNLFTTMMVPNMTERLEELQVPILGFWGSDDNFNPASGALKVLKHAPNARFIMLNRCGHWVQVEHRELFNKACLDFLKN
- a CDS encoding VOC family protein, yielding MTTDNRPYKIDNIEFNVHDIERSKAFYGAVFGWTFTDYGPAYTEFSDGRLSGGFTTGEPVRAGGPLIILYADDLALARQAITRAGGSICRPEFSFPGGSRFHFTDLDGYELAVWTHG
- a CDS encoding FAD-dependent oxidoreductase, whose product is MTKFSQLLAPGRIGSIELRNRIIMAPMGSNYAEADGHCGERIQAYYEARARGGAGLLIMGVCSVAFPAGTAEPFQVGVSSDDFLPGLSRLAERVHRHGAKIAMQLQHAGKTSVRDMAEGRQLWVPSVPPVLQSDMMAALTPEELANFVSSMKRRAEGSPIRVMDSADIAQMIDWFAGAADRAKRAGFDGVELHAAHGYIIAGFLSGYYNQRDDEYGGSLENRARLLLQIIAAVRAKVGAQFGVWLRLDAEELHTPGGISLDDAKAVARMAEAAGVDAVSVSASARITSGVVFTEAPLVHKPGGFMEWTAAIKRSVQIPVIAVGRIEPQAGEAALKRGDCDFIAMARKLLADPELPNKLLNDQENTIRPCIYCYVCVSQIFINERVKCAVNPMTGHEFEYVISPAATPRHIAVIGAGPAGMEAARIAALRGHRVTLLERSDRLGGTLFFAGLAYAENARLLDNLKVQVQQSSIDIRLNTVASPALLRDLGADQVLVAVGAERAAPDIPGADQDHVWSGDELRRLMTGDRAEEIAKRKLSFTQRTLMKAGSLAGVTDSSEAMQKLSRVWMPLGKRVTIIGGGLVGLELAEFLIARGRQVTVLESGTHLGRELAIVRRWRVLHEIRVHGGQLLTGASVTAIEGNRVRYQLADGGTGQSEADSVVLAIGAQPDTRLLDELTRAGLPASSIGDCHSIGYIEGAISAGHKAGREA